The Argentina anserina chromosome 5, drPotAnse1.1, whole genome shotgun sequence genome includes the window CGGAGGCTGCAGAGGAGCCTTTTTATTTGAACGGTGGCCAAAGATGGAATCATTGCAAATGAATAGGTCGTCATCTCCCTAGATGTGTAATAAGACATGCACTTCAGTCTTAAAATCAAAAGGTaaggacaaaaaaaaacagcaaTATTTCACTCGTGCACTCTGAAATTTTACCAGCTTATTTGCTTTTCTCATTGTCTCTGGATAAAGGTACTGTTGTGGAAGCTGATCCTCACGTAAAATAGGGTTTTTGGTGATGGCATTTCTTCCACCTTGTGGTAGAGGAAGTGAAACCTGCAAACAACCAAGCATTAGGCTGCATCCGTAGTAGTCAAGAGAAGCAAAGTTCGAAGTGAAATACAAAGTAACGAACCAAAGCTTCAGCAAATGCATAAGCAGAGATGGATTAATcattatccaaaaaaaaaaaaaacagatgaATTAAGGGATGATGGGGACAAACTTATGTTCTCTAGTTCATATAAGGTTAAGTTAATCTCATATATCCCATTGAGTCACAACTGTGAATATAATACATTCTTATGTCCTTCCAGTATCAAATGAGCAATAAGCAAACCAAAGGGACAAGCTAGtagaataaaaagaaagtttAACAACCACTCTTATGATCCTTATATACATACAACAGAGGAACGACCGAACGAGTGAGCGAGAACCAATAGGTATTGAGCAGTACCCAATTTCTGATAATAACTAAAAGAAATACTCACTCTGTTGCCACACTTGTTGATCCGAGGACGTGCCGCAAAAACAATCACATTCTCACTCACTGTAACTTCTACCTTAAGCAAGGTAGCACCACTTCCACACTTTGGACAAAACATCCTCCCAGTTTCAGCGGTCATAGTATTACAACCATGGCATTTCAAAATCCACCTaaaggaaagaagagagatcaacataaaatatatgcatataataCAGTCGTTTCATCAAGGAAATATTAGGGGACCTAGTCTGCAGAACACTATATTTAAATTCATCCAAAGCAACTTATATGCAAGTCATCTTGTTCAGGTGTTACTGAAAACCTTGAAACATGAATATTAGCAAGGCAGCAGAATGATCCCTATTTCAAATGTGTTAAAGGACGAAACCTACTATGAAAATTGTATCATTTTCAATCAAACAGACACaagatagaaagaaaaaaaacaacagaATGAAACAAGTCCTTAATGGATACAGTTGGTAGAAGAATGAAAAGGTAAACTAAAATTAATGGGGCATACGTATCAAACAAGTACCTCTTCAGCTGGTGGATCTGCATTCCTCCAGGTGCCAACAACCGTAAACCCATTTGCAGAATAACATTCTCCATTGCAAAATCACCTGTTATACAAGCTACACTAAGCTCTGACAAGGATCTTACCGTCGAGCTCTGCTCACTACTATCATCGTTCATGAATAAAATATCAACACTTGCATAAATATCGCTTGTGTTTTCCCCAGTACCATGCTGATGATCATCATCGGCCGATGCTGCCTCTTTGGACTCACGTCTAGCTTTTCTTCTCAAAAACCTTCTATGTGTACTCCTACCAACAGCAGGCATCCATTCATCAGCATTCTCATCAACTTTTCCTTGGGACGCATCAATCCCCTCAGAAGCCATCATCTTCCCTTCAATAGTTATCTCTTTCTTCCTCGGAAACATCTCCCGTGTCTCCCGGCCTGAATGCTATCACCTCCCTCCTGATTCTCAGAATCATCAACAACATTCAATTAAATATCTTTCAACGGGAGAATCCTCGAACCAGAGTTGCTTTTATCCTCTGGTTTGTCTTCCAGAGCTTCCCACTCTTCCAAATTAGGCACATTATTGTCCCAGCCGGACAAGTCCTTCTCCGGCAATCTCCTGACACTGACAGTAAGCACCGGCGGCGGACAGTCCCTGAGATGCTCAGTTCCATGTTTCTGCGCCTCCAGTGTATAAGTCAAAGCAATAAGACGACAATCAACCTTTGACAGTGACCCAATATCCCCAGTTGCCCTAGCAAACTTCTCAACTgcacaaaaacacacacaacaGCTTACCAGGCGGAGTTAATGATAATCTGGATAGCTGGGTGACATATAACTAAAGTAGGTTAGTGCTTTTACATCGTCTCATCCGATGTAAATCTAAAAGTCTTATCAGTTAGCTGTTAGCATTAGCATTGCATTCAAAGAAAAGTAGATATGATCCGGGGAGGAAAAGATATACAGAGGAGtttttttatgtatatatttcgCATCGTATTGTATCAAAACATAGTTTCCATGAACAATTCAGTTAGTAGCTAACAATTATTCATTATTTGGTCCTAAAAAAATCTTGTTTCTTCGATCCGACAACAACAAAGAACAAGAACTGCTAGCTTAAACATGGTAACAAAAACTAACACCTATCTACATCAATTCTCGTCTTGTCTAGGCTACAGCAACTCGGTTCGGTTCCAGCCTCAAACAAACAACCAAATTTAAATATGCAAACAGATTGACCTTTAACGATGGACTCAGGGGAGGGCTCCATGGAGTCGATTTGGAAGGGAAGGGCGGCGAGTCGGTGGCGGGAAATAGGGTCACGGACCTCGGGGATGGAGACCAAGTTGTCGGCGCAGCGGAGCGTAGGCTATGCCCTTGGAGGATTTGCAGCTTCCGACCAATACTTGGGTGGTCGGGGAGTTGTGGGGCTTTGGGTCCGGCTGCTTCTTCAACATGTTGCTCCAACTGGTGACTGGGGCTGGTGTCAGTGTCACGGTGGCGTCCATGGTTGTTGGGACTTGTTAGTTAGATAGTGATGgccttctttttgtttttaccagACGGAAGTGTAATTCGCTTTGCCCAAGTGAAGTGTGTAATTGCCATTGATGGCTATACTTGGCCCAAATATTTATACAATAATTCAAGTTTCAACACAATACTTATACCATTCAATCATTCATGATTTGATCGATGATCAATGATCTACATTTGATTCAGGGAAACGAAGAGTCTAGAAAAATTAGACCTAATCATCACTTGACGCAATGGTCTCTCCATCGATTGTGATCTTAGCAAGACGAGTGATCTTGGGCCAGTCCTGACCTTCTCTCCTTCCGTAACTTTCAGCCAATTTAGTACAGTCATTGATCTTCAATTCTTTCAAGGCAACGAGATGATGCATCCCCTCCGGCAAGGCCAGCACTTCCGGACAACCTTCTATGACAAGCTGTTGCAGCATCGTCAAGCTTTGCAGCCACTCTGGAAGTGCCTTGAGACGCACGCAATTTTCTATGCATATGCTCTGTAGGGAGGTCTTGGAGTCTTGAAGCCAATGGGGCAACGCCTCTAAATTTGACATTTTGGAGATCGAAAATGATCGAAGACCTCGAATGCCTTCTCCCAAACTCATCATGTCGAGCTGCTCACAATCAGAGATGACTAAGGCCTTCAATGGTGTACTCAACTGTGGTAACGACTCCAAATTACCACAATTACTAATAACAAGTATCCGAAGGTTAATGAGAGATCGTACCACTTCACCTAAGGATTCAAGATTACTGCAGTTGTGGACCTCGAAATGTCGAAGAGAAGTGAGGCTTTTGATTTCTTCGGGCAAATCCATCCGACTTGTGGTGAACACCAATTTTCTAAGGTTGATCAAGATCCCTATGTCTTTGGGCAATCCTTTGAGATTCTCACATCCTGAAAGTAGCAATGTCTGCAAGTTTTGCAACTCACAAATGGAATCTGGAAGCTTTTGCATACTTGGATTCCTAGACAAGTCTAGATACCTCAAGTGGCTCAGATTACCAATTGAACTTGGTAACTTTTCAAGACTCCAACCACTCATATCTAGCGCCCGCAGGTACTTGAATTTCTTGATGCATGCTTTCATCAATGGTTTGTTGGTGATGACCGTATCTTCTGGATTTGGAAATAGAATGGTCCACACTTTCTTCAGCTGGAGTAAGTAATTAGGAACTCGTTCTTCCTTCATGCACAAGTCATCTCGTGGGATTGATACATGTCGAACCTTTTTGTGCGTGATGGATGAAGCATCAGGGCGATTCTTTTCAGATGAACACTCTACTTGTGCCACCGATATGGCCAAGTCATGAACGAGATCATGCATTTCAAAGGCAATGAAATTAATTGAATCTTCGTGAATTTGAAACAATGATCTAGAACATATCTGCCTTATGTAGTCTAGTCCCATCTCTTCAGGCTCTTGGCTTCCTTTTGAGGTTTGAAGAAAGCCTTGTGCCATCCAGAGGGGGACCAAATCTGAACTTCGGAAGATGTAGTCTTTGGGGAAGAGAGAGCAGAAGGCAAAGCATGGTTTCAAGTAGGGTGGCAATGCATCATAGCTCAATTTGAGGGCAGGCAATATGTCGTCGTGCTCTTGTTTCAGCTTCCAGATGTCGCTATCTCGTACTTCAGACCAAGCATGTTGTTCTCTTTTTGAACACAGCATGCTCCCTAGGGTAGTTACGGCTAGAGGAACCCCTCCACACTTCTCTGCAATATCGTCTCCGATTTCCATTAGCTGTGGAAATTGTTCCTCATCTCCCCTTCGGCCAAATGCTCTTTGAACAAACAAGGACATACAATCTTCATGGCGAAGACCTCTCAATTGATGCACGTATACAGATTCCATAATCGAAGTAACTGACTCATTACGTGTTGTGACTATGATTTTACTCTCATTGTCTCCAACATTTAAAAGAGTTTTTAAATCATGCCATTTTGAAATAGTTACTCCAATTTGACTCTTGTCCCAAACATCATCCAACACTAACAAAAAATGTTTATCAGTTAAAACACTCTGCAACTTTTTTTGCAACTGTTCTAAACTTTCACTATCACTGCAGTTTTGGTTAGTTGCAGAAGTGATGATTTCTCGAACCAATTTTTTGATATCAAGGTGGTCCGAGACATACACCCACATTCTCAACTCAAAGTTCTTCACTACCCTTTTATCATTGTACACTAACTTGGCAAGGGTGGTCTTTCCCATACCTCCTAATCCCAAAATGGAAATAACAGACACGTTCTCACGAACACCagtatctttcaatcttaAGTTCAAGAGATGAATGATGATCTGTTTTTTATCATCATCTCTTCCAATTACATCATAGACTTGCACAAAAGAGTGAGTCTCCCTCTTTACGTGCACCGCCTGCCATTCCCCTGCTCGTTCCTCAAGAGAAAACGAAGCCTTTTCAGCTGCTACTGTATCTAAGCTTTCTCTAATCTCTTTGATTCTATGAGCCATTTGGATGTTAAACACAAGTGGGTTCCAACGCGAAAAGAATCTACGTACCTTGAATATTACAACATTGCCGCGGGAGTTCAGCACTTGCATTTGTAGCTCTTTGAATGCAAATTCATCAACCACATCATCGACATCATAGCAAACGTCTTTGAGCTTCCCTAACCACTCGGTCAGATGGGGGTCCTTCCTCTGCTTTTCCTCTGCATCAAGGACCACTTTTTTGACATCTGAGAAGGTCATCTGGAGCTTGGCTAGCTCATCTGTGACACCCCATGCCAAGCAAACTTCTTTGTATGTATAAGAAGCTAGCCCAATCATGGCGTTCTCTGCAATGCTAGTGACAAATTCCCCCATGGTGATTCTGAAAGAGGAAGAGAGTTTTCTTTGTATATATGGTTGCTCAGCTTAGTGATTGGGATGTATTCAAGAGGATGTTGCAATGAACCAATGTCAAATGGCTTTTTATAGGAAGTAATTGGCTTGCAGGGGAATGTGTCTTCATCAAGCATGAGACATATACAGGACTGTCTCAAGTatattctaaatttctaaacAATATGATTAATCCCacatgtaaagaaacacattgaGTATGAATGGGGCAATTAATATTTTGTTCTTGTACTTTGGTAGTCTTGTTCAAATAATCTAGGTACAAGATTCATTCTTTATAATTTATACCAATTCCATCCTCGATCCTTAACCTTTTTGGTAGAATTAGCAAGCAACCTACATTCTGGATTGTTATATAGTAATTAGTAAGTACATGCTCAATCTGTCTCCCAAGCCTAGTCCTCATATCAGTTGAAGttcttaaaataaaaaagggaaATACATCAGAAAAAACAAAGGATGCTTTATTATTTCAAGGATTTATTCGTGAACCAATACATGCTATCTTGATTTTCTCCAGTGTCGTCCATCAGTCATTAACTCACTATTCAGGTTCATGAAACTATGTCAACTGGAACTGCCGAGTCATATACTCTTTCTGCAGCTTGTTTAGCCTAACATATACATAAGAAAAGTTAGATTGAAAAAGAACACATGAAGTAAGAAGCAAATTTATGTATTGCATTGAATAAATACGACGAGAATCTGACCTCTTTCTCCCAGTTGGTTCGTATAGTTATAGTAAGAAGTGACAACACTTGAACAATGAGTGCACAGATGATTCCCAGCCACAGCCCCTATTCAAAACAATTTAACAAACAAGATTAtgacaagaaaaaagaattaagGAAGACTGAAAGAAGAGGCAATTTTCCAAGATTTTCTTTACCTTTCCACCAATCTGCAACACAAATGCCATTAATACAGCCAATGGAATTCCAACCAAATAATACGACCCAAGATTAACATATGCTCCAATCTTCTGCCACCCACATCCTCTTGCAGTGCCTGAAAATGTTATAACCACCTAAAGTATACTAATGGGAATCACttgtgtttattttgattttaatcaATAGAGTATTAGAAAAAGTAGGACTCACCTGAAAGAACACACTGGAGGCCATCCAAGAAGTTGGATGTAGCAAGTATCGGCATCATGGTCGCCAGATAATCAACCACTTCTGTTTCGTTGCTATAAGCGTATCCCCAGAAGTTGCGGATTAATATCAGGACTAATCCCACCAATAAACCTTCGGTAATGGCCATGACTAAGACGACACATACTGATAACTGTGCTGTTTTTGGATGCCCTGCTCCTAATTCATTTGAAACTCGAGTGctgcaaattataaaaatgtaagCTTATAAAAAGGCTTGCTGACTTTATAACTTTCAATGCATCATCCGAACACAACTAACCTCACAGCAGAACTGAGTCCAAAAGGGATCATCCAAACCATAGCTGCAGTATTGAGGCTAAAATAGGGTATTTCTTAATAAGTAACATTGAAACTTCAGAATGTAAAGCCCAAAAcagtttttaaaaaaaagaactgcaagaacaaaaaaacaaaacaaaaattttaGAATAAATTATCACAGGCAGTATCTAACCTGATAGAAAGCACTGAGGTTTCCAACTCTGGTTTAGGAAGAAGACCAGATAAAAGAACAATCAATTCAAACGACCACATTTCCAAGCTGTTAAAATTCACGGTCAACTGCTTTAGGATCTTAGACACTCAAACTACAATTCATAGTAGAGATAAAAACCTGTACTTATTTATGTataattttagttttagtCAAGAAAACTAGTAACACAAGAAATAATCGAGGTTAATTAGTAGTTACTATAGTATATATGCTTCTGTAATATTAAAAAGTTTAAATTACCAGACCATGACAGCTGATGGGATAGCGAGTCTGAGAAATGTAAGAACATTTTGAAAGGCCTCCTTCGAAAGGCCTGTCCAAGTTTTCGCACATGCTGAAGAGAACCTGATATAAATAACCAAAAATAGCACGTTGATCCAGTAAGAGATGGAATTTGCCAGTGCCGCTCCCCTGCCTCCAAGTCCAGATTTAAACACAAGAAGCCAACATATAGGGATATGCAGTAAAGTGGTGATTCCAGAGCTCAGCATCATTGGAAATACAATATTTTGAGTCTGTAAGAATCTCACAAGACACTGAAGAAGTGCATATGCAAAAAGGGAAGGGATGTTGAAGCGTGCAAATTTTCCAGCTTCGGTAGATATGTCAATATCTTGGCCTAGAGCTATCAAGATGATTCTTGTGTTGGCGGAAATGATAGCGAGGGGTATGCACACAAGTAAAAGAACAAACATTGCTCTCTGCATGTGTATGCTCATCATATGATATTGCTTTGCACCATAGCACTGCCCAGATAATGTATCCAATGCACTTGACATTCCCATCTATTCCATTGAAAGCCACAATTAGTATGACAGGTTTATAAACACTTCAAATTGCAACTAGCACTTGAAGGGACAAATCACTATCTCATAGGATATGCAGTCTATTAAAAGTATgagtaaatataaatagaattatGCTTAATTATATCTGACAATAGTTTTCAACTGAGCAGCTAGTAATATCTTGTAGCCACTGGCCAGTGTATGTTACTCTTTTCATTTGAGGCCCAATTAGGCTCACCTTGAATCAAACTTATCAAGGATTTTTTTATTCTGAATTAGCTTATTAGAAGATGTAGACTTAGTTGCAACaatcagacaaaaaaaaaaacaaaggctCAAAATTAATAATCAGAGAAGAGGAGTAACAACTTACAAGCAAGCTGAAACCAGTGACTGATGTGAAGGAGAGTGCCATGGTAGCACCAGATAGTGATAGCTCACCAAGATGGCCAACGAACATGACAGCTATGATCTGAATAGAGTACTGTAATATACTGACACATATAAGAGGCCCTGCTAACCACAACTGCTTCTTCACTTCTTCTATAACATCCTCTTTCTTGAACCACTTCTCATGGCTCCTTTCCTCTTCAGAGATTACTCCATCTTCTTCATAAACTGGAATCAATGGTGAGCTCAAGAatgatttgttttcttctcccTCCATTTTtcagaagaagagagagatataGAGAGACCGGTATGATGGAAGGGAGAGTAAATTGTGgcttatataaatataagagTTGAAGCTCTTGATAGAAAGACTGGCACCAGACAAGGGGGGTTCTATCATGGCTTCACTGATtgcagtatatatgtaatatttCACTTTTGAAATTACTCACAATCTGATAATTATAAAGGTTTTCTGCACATGACTCTGACTTTATTTGGAAGAGGACAAATAGTAGGTGGCGGCTTCATATATCATTTATATTCAACAAGACAAAAAAGAAAGCATGTCGTGTATTACAACAGAAAACACAGAggttctttatatatatatatatagatataagtaacaaaaactcacaggttgtttcCCATATTTCTTGAACCCCAAGCCAATAGCAAGACAATCTTCATTACTAATTAACAGCCACATCCATTCTTTAAATCATTCCATGGAAATGAGCCGTAAGAAAGCTTTCTGCTAATACACTAGTCTAGGATCTTTCCTAGTAGGACTGAGGAGGTAGTAGTTATCAAAGTTGTTACGTCTCAAGTTTTATCATTGGCTACCTTTTTCAAGCTGAAAATAAGTAAGATAAAAACCGAATAAActtctcatttttattttgctcAGCAGGGGATTCAGTTATTCATCATTTTTCACTGCAATCAGTAAGACCATGATAAGGCCCCACTTTTCTGGTTACCCTTGAGCTCACTAGTGAGTTTGTGAAGATGGAGACATATTTGAAAAAGAGTGGAGCCATGAGAAGTGAAGAGGAACAGTTATCCTCTTTTTACTGGTTCAAGAATGAGGAAGTTGTAGAAGAAGTGAAGAAGcagtttttctttctttttactgagtatatatattaattacagTACTCAATACAAGAGAAGGAGCTGTCATGTCTGTGGGTCAACTTGGAGAAATATCTATCTTGATGAGAATTTAGAGGCTCAAACTGACGACTGAAGTGACGGATCGAAAGCGCCACGGTAGCACCGGCCAGAGATTACTCAGCAAGATGAAGTTTTGAAACAAGGGCCCGCGAGTGATATATATGATACGAAGATATGAGAAAAGTATCAAGCACAATCGATCATTGTAGCTGATTTCGTGATCAATGTAGAGTTTCAGCACACATGTTAGTGTGTGCTGACTGGAAATTTTGCACGATATCTTTTATAAAGTTGTCTTTATCAGAACTATTGCAAAGGACAACAAGATATCCGTAAAATTTGGGAAAAGGTTTCGATCAGGCTTAGTTGATTCCTTGCACACACTGTAACTTGGAATCCACACAAAGcaacttaaattttttttttaattgtgacATATATTAAAGGAAGTTGTTGATAGCAAGAGAGAAAATTTGGCAACATTTGGGCAGAAAAGAAGACCACACTGAAAGACCAACAATGAAAGAAGCACAAACCTGGAAGTAGGACGAGAATTTCTGTAGTCCTGTAGAAAACCTCACAGTACATTCCAATCCAAACTGAAAAAAATCTAGGGTGGTTTTTTTGTTTAGCTTTCAAAATCAGGATTGCTACAGCAGCATGAAAAATGTATATCAACACAGTAAATTGTTACTTTTTAGTGCCGAAAACCCAATACATGTAGCTCACCAGCTCAAAATCATAAAAAGTGTTGCCGGATCATCATGGAACTGTTGGTAACTGAAAGGTTTTGTTGGTTAAAAATGCCACAAGTCCCACAACGAACTGCACTTTGCATATAAATTGTGAACACTGACTGGAACAAGTATCGGAAATTGCAGTACAGCCTCATAGATATTGATAGCACAGAAAATTTACAATCTGGGCCAATTTTGTAATCTACTGCAAATCATCAACAGAAAGTTAGAATTATGCAGACTAGTCGACTAGAGAGAAGTCAGATAACACGTAACATTAGTAAAACAAAATCACCATATTCTACTATATATACATTCACGACGAATGAACCTTAAATCTACCTTAAACTTTGgattccaaatttccaatgCGTGATGGACCAAGGTGCATACGCATGGACTATAACAGAGGAAAAGAGCCGGTGTTTCCAAACAGTAAGAagaaatttcagaattttaCTGAGCACCTACAAGAATTCCTCGTTGATTATGGATTATGAGGAGTTGAAGACATGTAGAGggagctctttttttttttttggttaacaaAAAGATCCATAATTGACAAAATGTCTCATTCAACAAAACAGCACTAGGAATGAACAAACTAATGACCTGCTTTAATTTGTACCCATATAGAAGTCGGTTTATGCCAATGTTTGACGTACTGTATCACATTCTAGATCGAGCTCAAAATACTACCGGTATTCTGGGAAAACTCCACCTTTCTCGTCTTTGTCTTACTAAAGCAGTCTTCAGTTCCCATATCTTCACCTTCTGGCGCGCGTTGTGATGctgatttctctttgttctGCCGTGGTAAGTTGGCAATCTGGATCATTCGAAAGAGAACTGGAATTTTCAGAAGAGAGAGAACAATGAGACATCGGAGTTtcgttcggtttggttttcgAGTATGGTTTTCGGGTTCCTCAACAATGAGGGGACTGGGGACAAGTGAGCTCTTTATTTAGGGCAAGAAGATGAAGACTTCAGACTTTCTCTCGAAAGACACTGATTCTGGGTCACAAGTTTGAACGGGCTCTCAAATCTGATTGGTGGGAACTATTGGTCCAATGGTCTGGCGGAACTTTGGGCTTTGGTAATTGGCTTCTATTATTTGGGCCAAATATTGGTCAATATAATTGGTTTTTAGTGAAATATTTTAATCTCTAACGATAAATAGGATGGTGGCTCCGTGGctgtaccaaaaaaaaaatacaagccTTGGGCTTATATGTCTTTCATTaatgtgattttctttttgaattgGTGTGATTTGATTGATTTGGGTTTATATATGTCATACCATTAACAGAGCAACCCAAAGGTCGAGCAGTAAGAGAGGGGGCTCCGCAACAAAAGCAAAGCTCGTCGACTCCAACAGGCGGCCGGGGGACGTGTAACCACTCACCCGTGTGGTTGTGCGCGTTGGGACTCACTGTATATAGCAGAAGCGCCAAAACCGGCCTTCAAGTGGAGTGAGACGACAAATTTCCTCAAGTTCATATGTGATATTTAGATCTGACCGTCAGTCATTCGATACACTTTTTTTGTGTggttaatttaaaaattttcaCCCTTAATTTAAAAATGAACAAACATTTCGATTTCTTGCTTAACAATTTATGTAATAGAAACCTTTTGGAGTTTCCTCCACTATATGTCTACatgtctttctttttttttctcaaaacaatTGTCTTATCATTAAGGACATTTTTGTTCATTTGGGTTTGAGCAAATCAGCAAAATGTCAATACGTACCATATGATTTTCCTTTATGCAATTACATAAACCAGTTGAATAGAAGTATGTGCATGTGTGCGAAATATTGTTAAGTAGTACATGCATTTGGTCACAGACTGCCGGACTATATGATGATGGATTTGTAGGTACGTGAATCAAAGTCAATGTTCATA containing:
- the LOC126795048 gene encoding LOW QUALITY PROTEIN: RNA-binding NOB1-like protein (The sequence of the model RefSeq protein was modified relative to this genomic sequence to represent the inferred CDS: inserted 3 bases in 2 codons; substituted 1 base at 1 genomic stop codon) is translated as MDATVTLTPAPVTSWSNMLKKQPDPKPHNSPTTQVLVGSCKSSKGIAYAXRCADNLVSIPEVRDPISRHRLAALPFQIDSMEPSPESIVKVEKFARATGDIGSLSKVDCRLIALTYTLEAQKHGTEHLRDCPPPVLTVSVRRLPEKDLSGWDNNVPNLEEWEALEDKPEDKSNSGSRILPLKDIXLNVVDDSENQEGGDSIQAGXTREMFPRKKEITIEGKMMASEGIDASQGKVDENADEWMPAVGRSTHRRFLRRKARRESKEAASADDDHQHGTGENTSDIYASVDILFMNDDSSEQSSTVRSLSELSVACITGDFAMENVILQMGLRLLAPGGMQIHQLKRWILKCHGCNTMTAETGRMFCPKCGSGATLLKVEVTVSENVIVFAARPRINKCGNRVSLPLPQGGRNAITKNPILREDQLPQQYLYPETMRKANKLGDDDLFICNDSIFGHRSNKKAPLQPPVRKVLAAFSGRRNPNDNHYSRSKH
- the LOC126793544 gene encoding protein DETOXIFICATION 16-like, which produces MEGEENKSFLSSPLIPVYEEDGVISEEERSHEKWFKKEDVIEEVKKQLWLAGPLICVSILQYSIQIIAVMFVGHLGELSLSGATMALSFTSVTGFSLLMGMSSALDTLSGQCYGAKQYHMMSIHMQRAMFVLLLVCIPLAIISANTRIILIALGQDIDISTEAGKFARFNIPSLFAYALLQCLVRFLQTQNIVFPMMLSSGITTLLHIPICWLLVFKSGLGGRGAALANSISYWINVLFLVIYIRFSSACAKTWTGLSKEAFQNVLTFLRLAIPSAVMVCLEMWSFELIVLLSGLLPKPELETSVLSISLNTAAMVWMIPFGLSSAVSTRVSNELGAGHPKTAQLSVCVVLVMAITEGLLVGLVLILIRNFWGYAYSNETEVVDYLATMMPILATSNFLDGLQCVLSGTARGCGWQKIGAYVNLGSYYLVGIPLAVLMAFVLQIGGKGLWLGIICALIVQVLSLLTITIRTNWEKEAKQAAERVYDSAVPVDIVS
- the LOC126793852 gene encoding putative disease resistance protein RGA3; this translates as MGEFVTSIAENAMIGLASYTYKEVCLAWGVTDELAKLQMTFSDVKKVVLDAEEKQRKDPHLTEWLGKLKDVCYDVDDVVDEFAFKELQMQVLNSRGNVVIFKVRRFFSRWNPLVFNIQMAHRIKEIRESLDTVAAEKASFSLEERAGEWQAVHVKRETHSFVQVYDVIGRDDDKKQIIIHLLNLRLKDTGVRENVSVISILGLGGMGKTTLAKLVYNDKRVVKNFELRMWVYVSDHLDIKKLVREIITSATNQNCSDSESLEQLQKKLQSVLTDKHFLLVLDDVWDKSQIGVTISKWHDLKTLLNVGDNESKIIVTTRNESVTSIMESVYVHQLRGLRHEDCMSLFVQRAFGRRGDEEQFPQLMEIGDDIAEKCGGVPLAVTTLGSMLCSKREQHAWSEVRDSDIWKLKQEHDDILPALKLSYDALPPYLKPCFAFCSLFPKDYIFRSSDLVPLWMAQGFLQTSKGSQEPEEMGLDYIRQICSRSLFQIHEDSINFIAFEMHDLVHDLAISVAQVECSSEKNRPDASSITHKKVRHVSIPRDDLCMKEERVPNYLLQLKKVWTILFPNPEDTVITNKPLMKACIKKFKYLRALDMSGWSLEKLPSSIGNLSHLRYLDLSRNPSMQKLPDSICELQNLQTLLLSGCENLKGLPKDIGILINLRKLVFTTSRMDLPEEIKSLTSLRHFEVHNCSNLESLGEVVRSLINLRILVISNCGNLESLPQLSTPLKALVISDCEQLDMMSLGEGIRGLRSFSISKMSNLEALPHWLQDSKTSLQSICIENCVRLKALPEWLQSLTMLQQLVIEGCPEVLALPEGMHHLVALKELKINDCTKLAESYGRREGQDWPKITRLAKITIDGETIASSDD